CCGACCTGGTCATGACCCCCGACCAGATCACCGCACTCGCCGCAGCCTGCGCCGCCATCGACCCGCGGTATGAGGCGTTCGTGCTCCTCCAAGGCTTCTGCGGGCTACGCCCAGCGAAGCGCTCGAGCTACGCCGCCGCCGCCTCGACCTCCACGCCACCCCACCCAAGGTCACCCTGGCCGGCAGCTACAACCCGTCTCCGACCGCTACCTCCAACCCGGCGAAACCAGACGCCGACCCCTGAAGGGCCGCGGGCGACGGGTCACCCGCACCATCCCCATCCCCAACAAGGTCGCCGCCACGCTCCGCGACCACCTCGCACGGTTCACCGCCACCGGCGGCGACGCGCTGGTGTTCGTCAACACCATCGGCGGACGCATCGACCTGTCCAACTTCCACCGCGACGTCTGGAAACACGCCGTCGCCGCCACCTTCCCCACCGGGCCGCTGCGCCACGTCCGCCGCCAGGACCTGCGGCACGCCGCGATCACCCTGTGGCTCAACAGCGTCGTCCCGCTCAAGGTCGCCCAAACCTGGAGCGGCCACAAGACCCTCTCGATGCTGCTCGACACCTACCTCGGCGTCAGGCGTCATGCAACACGACGAACACGTCGCCTACCAAC
Above is a window of Euzebyales bacterium DNA encoding:
- a CDS encoding tyrosine-type recombinase/integrase; the encoded protein is MRRSCSSKASAGYAQRSARATPPPPRPPRHPTQGHPGRQLQPVSDRYLQPGETRRRPLKGRGRRVTRTIPIPNKVAATLRDHLARFTATGGDALVFVNTIGGRIDLSNFHRDVWKHAVAATFPTGPLRHVRRQDLRHAAITLWLNSVVPLKVAQTWSGHKTLSMLLDTYLGVRRHATRRTRRLPTRRRRPRPTTLTRGPRAAHARQAWHTHGTPD